The genome window CACCAAGAGGATGCCCCTAGCAGAAGACGTAGACCTAGCAGAACTAGCCAAAAGAACAGAAGGATACACAGGAGCAGACATCGAGGTTCTTGTTCGTGAGGCAGGCCTTATCGCTCTAAGGGAAGACATTTCTACAGAAAAAGTTCATATGAGGCATTTTGAAGAGGCATTGAGGAAGATTCATCCATCGTTGACACCTGATATTATAAAATTCTATGAGTCATGGAATGAGAGAGCGAGAAAGATTACTAAACAACAGTTGACGGTAACAGGTTTCTATGTATGAAGTCGCTCTACAAAATTATTCCAGAGATAATTGAAGAGTTGAAGAGTAAAGGAGGGCAGGCTACCGAACGAGAACTCTATGAATCCCTGTCTAAGAGGTTAGAAGCGACTGGTGACAATACATTGTCTATACGAGAATTCAACAAGATTTTATTAGTGCTCGAGACCCGAGGCCTAATTAGGGTCTCGATCTTGAAAAGGAATGTTAGGAGCATACAGCTTTTAAGTGAGCGCGAAGTAAGAAGAAACTTGGAGGTGTCCTCCAACGGGGGTTGACCTTAAAGAGCTAGTTGAACCTGTTGCACATGAGTCTGAGTTGTCATCCCTCAGTGGGAAAGTTTTAGCCATAGATGCCTATAATATTCTCTACCAGTTTTTAGCCACGATACGTCAAAAAGACGGAACCCCGCTACTGGATGCACAAGGTAACATTACAAGCCACCTCAACGGGCTCTTTTATAGAACGATCAACTATATAGAGAGTGGTTTAAAACCCGTCTATGTCTTTGATGGCAAACCACCAGAGTTAAAGGCGAAGGAGCTCGAGAAGAGACAGCAAATTAAAGTTGAGGCCGAGAAAAGATACAGGGAGGCCTTGGAGCGCGGGGAACTTGAAGAAGCCAGAATTTACGCACAGCAAACAAGCAGATTGTCTACGTCGATGGTTGAAGATGCTAAAAAGCTCCTCCAATTTATGGGTATCCCTTACGTTCAAGCACCAAGCGAGGGAGAAGCACAAGCAGCTTATATTGTTCAAAAAGGTGACGCATGGGCGTCTGGAAGCCAGGACTTCGACTCCCTACTCTTCGGGAGTCTTAGGCTTGTACGAAATCTCGCAGTTACCGGCAAGAGAAAGCTTCCGAGGAAAGATGTATACGTGGAGGTAAAGCCAGAGCTGATAGAGCTAAACGAGCTCTTATCCTACCATGGCATCACACGTGAGCAGTTGATCATTATTGGAATCCTGGTAGGCACAGATTATAATCCCGGCGGTGTTAAGGGATATGGTGCGAAGAAAGCTCTGAAGCTAGTGAAAGAGCTTAGGAATCCCGAGAAAATCTTCCGCGCGGTTCCCTGGGAATTCGATGTTCCACCCGAGAAAATCCTCGAGCTTTTCCTAAAGCCGCAAGTAACAGATAACTATACTATAACTTGGAGAGAGCCCG of Thermofilum uzonense contains these proteins:
- the fen gene encoding flap endonuclease-1; this translates as MSSLSGKVLAIDAYNILYQFLATIRQKDGTPLLDAQGNITSHLNGLFYRTINYIESGLKPVYVFDGKPPELKAKELEKRQQIKVEAEKRYREALERGELEEARIYAQQTSRLSTSMVEDAKKLLQFMGIPYVQAPSEGEAQAAYIVQKGDAWASGSQDFDSLLFGSLRLVRNLAVTGKRKLPRKDVYVEVKPELIELNELLSYHGITREQLIIIGILVGTDYNPGGVKGYGAKKALKLVKELRNPEKIFRAVPWEFDVPPEKILELFLKPQVTDNYTITWREPDKEGVKRLLVDEHQFSLERVENALERLEKAFKMYFKQSSLESWFGF